A window of Dehalococcoidia bacterium genomic DNA:
TCTGCAGGGCCATTGCAGTCCGAAAGGCGAGTTCATCCAGCATGCGGTTGGCAGTTTGATAGGTTCGGCTGTAAATGGGTGTGGGCTCATCCGTGATCATGCCAAACACTGCGGCCGGGAGCTGGATGGCAATCGAAACAGCACTCACAAAGCCGTCGAGCAGATTTGGGGGATCCACTTTCAGCTCTCTCAAGGGTTCAGCATTTGCGATGCCAACCAGGTCCGCCCCCAAATCTCGTATTCTGTTCTTGATTTGCTCAGTGTACTCAGAGGAATTCATTTCGATCTGCCCGATATGGATTGGAACTCAACGGATCACCTTTATGGCTTCCTTCAGGTCGATGTTTCCCGTGTAGATCGCCCGCCCGACGATGGCTCCTTCCACATTCAGATCAGCCAGCTTTTTGAGATGTTCGATAGAAGAGATGCCCCCGGCGGCAATAATTGCGGCCCCAGTCAGGGAGGATATCTCCGCGATCCCGGCAAAATTGGGTTCAGTCAGTGTACCATCGCGGGTGATATCTGTGTAGATGAATCGTTTGACCCCTTTGGCTTCCATTTCGCCCATCACCCTGGCGAGGGTCAGATTCCCGGCCTCTTTCCATCCCCGTCCTCTAACATAACCATCCTTGACGTCGATGCTCACGATCACTCTATCCCCGAACTGGCGGCAGGCATCCTTCACCAGATCAGGGTCTTCGATGGCGGCCGTGCCCAGGATGACCCTTTGAACGCCGAAATTGAATAACTGCTCCATGGTATCGATCTGGCGTATACCGCCGCCAACCTGAACCGGCATCTGAACTTGACTAGCGATCTTTTCGATGACTGGCCCATTGCAGAGTCTGCCTTCGGCAGCGCCATCCAGATCCACCAGGTGAAGTCTGGTCGCGCCTGCATCTTTCCAGCGCATGGCTATCGATACCGGGTCTTCCGAGAAGACCGTCTCTTTAGCGTAATCGCCCTGATAGAGGCGAACGCACTTTCCTTTGATGAGGTCTATCGCGGGAATGATCTCCATAAGTCATCAATCCTTCAAGCCAAAGTTGTTTTCCAGAAACCCAATTACTTGCTCTCTCACTAAGGGGTATTTCCAGCTGTAGTCATGCCCCGGAGCCCGGATGGAGTCATCCAGCTTGACGAAGGTGCCTGGCCGGAAGGCGCCGGCTAGATGGAGAGCGTTGTGAGTGAACATTGCCCACAGGTCGCCATTGGCTAAGGAATCCGAGGATTTGCCGTTGTAGTTCATCAGCAGGGTTTGCGGCATCGGCTCATCCTTATCCCAGAAGGGCAGACCGGCCAGAATGCTGAATACGCGAGGGTTGCCTTCTAGCAGTTTCATCACATCGATGGAATACATGGCCCCTGAACTGGTTCCTGCCATGATCACCCTGATATCAGGCAGCACAGCGGTGACGAAATGTATTTTCGCCGCCAGTTCATCCGCCTCCGGATATCGTGCCGATGTGAATGCTTTTAGTTCTCGGAGGATATCCGTCACACTGTCTTCGCATCTCTTGTATTCGATCAAGCCGCATTTGTAGCCATTACTCCAGAGCCAGGACTCTATTCCTCTGACTACGGTATCCCACTCGTCATCGACCTCGTCCAGAGGTGTGTTGCCCCAGCCTCCAGCGTTAAACATAACGAGAGCGTCGTAGCCATCGGCCGCAGAGAGCATGGAGAGCAGTTCTTTCTGGAAATCCTCGCATTTATCCTTGTCTTCGCCAAAAAGCTGTTGGGCTACCGAGTATGCCTCGTTCCTGGCGTATTCGGAATCTGCCACGAGTCCTGGAGTTATCACTATATCCGTCGGTGGCGGCTGATAGGCAAACCCTTCTATGGGGCTCTGATCGTTGCTCAGAACCACAGCCAGTGTGATAGACAAGAGCAATGCCGTGCAGATGACTATAGCTATCTTGGTTTTCACTATCGCCTCTGTTCGATTTAGTGTTACACGCTTTTCAAAACGCCCTTCAGAATGCCGATGGCCTCATCCACCTCTCCCCGTTGCGTGATGAGCGACGGCATGAAACGAATGGCATTGGGTTTCACCGCATTGACCAGGAGTCCCGCGTCAATGCAGGATTGGACCACTCTCCCGGCGATATCGCTATTGAATTGCAGGGCATAGAGCAAGCCTCTGCCGCGCACCTCGGT
This region includes:
- the hisA gene encoding 1-(5-phosphoribosyl)-5-[(5-phosphoribosylamino)methylideneamino]imidazole-4-carboxamide isomerase, with translation MEIIPAIDLIKGKCVRLYQGDYAKETVFSEDPVSIAMRWKDAGATRLHLVDLDGAAEGRLCNGPVIEKIASQVQMPVQVGGGIRQIDTMEQLFNFGVQRVILGTAAIEDPDLVKDACRQFGDRVIVSIDVKDGYVRGRGWKEAGNLTLARVMGEMEAKGVKRFIYTDITRDGTLTEPNFAGIAEISSLTGAAIIAAGGISSIEHLKKLADLNVEGAIVGRAIYTGNIDLKEAIKVIR